The following nucleotide sequence is from Deferribacterota bacterium.
ATATCTTATCTCATTTGGTTTATTCAGCAAAATCAAGTGATATTACTGACCTATTTGTCAATGGAAGACCTTTAATGTTAAATGGCTCCATTAAAACAATAGATGAAACAAAAGCTATTGAAAAAGCTAAAGAATGGTCAAGAAAAATATCTTAAAAAGAGGAGAAAATGTGTAAGAGTTATAAAAGCCCATTTACTACTAGATATGCATCACAAGAAATGATATATCTTTTTTCACCATATAATAAGTTTATCACGTGGCGAAAATTATGGATTGCCCTTGCAGAAAGCGAGAAAGAATTGGGGTTAAATATAACTGATGAACAGATTAAAGAAATGAAAGATAATATTGATAACATAGATTTTGATTATGCAAAAAAGATGGAAAATAAATTCAAACATGATGTTATGGCCCATATCTACACTTTTGCCAAAGTAGCGCCTAAGGCTGCTCCTATTATTCATTTGGGGGCTACTAGTGCTTATGTTGGCGATAATACAGATATTATTATCATAAAAGATGCAGCTAATCTTATATTAAAAAGATTAATTAATGTTATTTATAAATTGAAAGAATTTGCCGAGGAATATAAAGATTTACCAACATTGGGATTTACCCATTTACAGCCAGCTCAACCAACAACAGTTGGAAAAAGAGCTGCTCTCTGGTTACAAGACTTTTTAATAGATTTCAAAGAAATCTTGCATTTCTTAGAAAACTTAAAGCTTAGAGGCGTTAAGGGAACAACAGGATCACAAGCCTCCTTTTTAAAATTGTTTAATGGCGATCATGAGAAAGTTAAGGCATTGGATAAATTAGTTGCTCAAAAAGTTGGATTTAATAAAGTATTTACAATAACAGGTCAAACCTACACTAGAAAGATCGATACAATGATACTTAATATTCTTGCTGGTATTGCTGAATCAGCACATAAATTTGCAACTGATCTTAGAATTCTTCAAAGTTTTGGCGAATTAGAGGAACCTTTTGAAACTGAGCAAATTGGCTCTTCTGCAATGGCCTACAAAAGGAACCCTATGAAAAGCGAACGGGTATGTTCGCTAAGTAGATATATTATAACAAATAGCTTAAATGGTAATTTAACCCACTCTGTGCAATGGCTAGAAAGAACTTTAGATGACTCAGCAAATAGAAGGGTTGTACTAGCTGAAACATTCTTGGCTGCCGATTCAATTCTCCTAATTTTAGACGTTATCACAAAAAATATTGTTGTTAATAAATATATTATAAAAAAGCATCTTGATGAAGAATTACCCTTTATGGCCACTGAGAACATTCTAATGGAATCAGTTAATAAAGGTGCTAATAGACAAAAAATACATCAAATAATTAGAGATCTTTCTATGAAAGCTAAGAATAATGTAATAAATGGAGGTGAAAACACCCTAATTGAAGATATATCTAGCAATAAAGAAATTCCCCTGTCTAAAGATGAGATAATTAAATTACTAAACCCATCATCTTTTATTGGTAGGTCAAAAGCTCAAGTTGATGAA
It contains:
- the purB gene encoding adenylosuccinate lyase — translated: MCKSYKSPFTTRYASQEMIYLFSPYNKFITWRKLWIALAESEKELGLNITDEQIKEMKDNIDNIDFDYAKKMENKFKHDVMAHIYTFAKVAPKAAPIIHLGATSAYVGDNTDIIIIKDAANLILKRLINVIYKLKEFAEEYKDLPTLGFTHLQPAQPTTVGKRAALWLQDFLIDFKEILHFLENLKLRGVKGTTGSQASFLKLFNGDHEKVKALDKLVAQKVGFNKVFTITGQTYTRKIDTMILNILAGIAESAHKFATDLRILQSFGELEEPFETEQIGSSAMAYKRNPMKSERVCSLSRYIITNSLNGNLTHSVQWLERTLDDSANRRVVLAETFLAADSILLILDVITKNIVVNKYIIKKHLDEELPFMATENILMESVNKGANRQKIHQIIRDLSMKAKNNVINGGENTLIEDISSNKEIPLSKDEIIKLLNPSSFIGRSKAQVDEFINTEVNTIVSKYKHLFIGNTQLKV